From the Acidobacteriota bacterium genome, one window contains:
- a CDS encoding carboxypeptidase regulatory-like domain-containing protein: MLNRHAVRALLVFAGFLTAGACGSPTPSTAPPAAASTAPADTANAEVTGTARKGAIISLLPAAGEVPLPEGPAVMDQYAKQFVPNMLYVRVGQPVEFRNTEDMGHNVTVNRRDTGAGIFSVETDPQQKHIHTFDRVGQYDVTCSMHPGMQATVVATRSPVSTTVGDDGRFTLSGVPAGDYTLSVTFEGRTVDQAVAVKGPRTEVKVQ; the protein is encoded by the coding sequence ATGCTGAACCGTCACGCTGTTCGTGCGCTCCTGGTATTCGCCGGCTTTTTGACTGCCGGCGCGTGTGGATCGCCCACGCCTTCGACGGCCCCGCCGGCCGCGGCGAGCACCGCACCCGCCGACACCGCCAACGCCGAAGTCACCGGCACGGCGCGCAAGGGCGCCATCATCTCGTTGCTGCCGGCCGCCGGTGAGGTGCCGTTGCCGGAAGGACCGGCGGTGATGGATCAGTATGCCAAGCAGTTCGTGCCGAACATGCTCTACGTCCGGGTCGGCCAGCCGGTCGAGTTCCGCAACACCGAAGACATGGGTCACAACGTCACCGTGAACCGCCGCGACACCGGCGCCGGCATCTTCAGCGTGGAAACCGATCCGCAGCAGAAGCACATCCACACTTTCGACCGGGTCGGCCAGTACGACGTCACCTGCAGCATGCATCCCGGCATGCAGGCCACCGTCGTGGCCACCAGGAGTCCGGTATCAACCACCGTTGGCGACGATGGCCGCTTTACGTTAAGCGGCGTGCCGGCCGGCGACTACACGTTGAGCGTAACGTTCGAGGGGCGGACGGTGGACCAGGCAGTGGCCGTGAAGGGCCCGCGCACCGAGGTCAAAGTCCAGTAG